DNA from Mustela erminea isolate mMusErm1 chromosome 18, mMusErm1.Pri, whole genome shotgun sequence:
gtatttttatgattattatactGTTTATTTCCCCAGATTGGCTGTGATTGTTGACACCTTGAAGGAGCCACAGAATTTACCCACGGTTGTGCCAGTGCCAAGTGGACAAGCCACAGGAGATCCTAGCCTCCTGCTTCTCAGTCTGGTGCGTCCCCCTTTAAACCTTGACATTCAAGACCACAGCAGTGCCTTTGGGTGGTTGAACTGGAAAATATGCACTTCTGGGGAACCTTTATAATTACTAGACCAAGCAAACCACCAAGTATGACCCCTCTCCCACAGTCTCCTGTTCCACTCAAGATCTTGATCTTGGATCTCTGTGAGCTTTGATTAAACGATGACTGTACTGTCTTAGAAATTCTTCCGATGCCTACCTAACTCTGTGCTTGGAATCTTCCAGAGGAGAATGGGCAAGTCTTCTGGGTTCCCTTGCGCCTTCCCAGGGAAGGTGCTCCTGTGGtcaaaagggaggaggaaagtgAAAATCCTTTAAGAAGCGGGGAAAGGACCTTCTTGGGACTTCAGAGCTAGCGCAGGCTCCCTCCAGGCAACACTTGGGGTAACCACAAGCACCCAGATGACATGTCACACGTTAGGGTTGGTTTCCTCTGCTCATGTGGCTGTTCTGTGCAAGCTGAGCACTTGTCACGGGagatgtgcatgcgtgtgtgtgtgtgtgtgtgtgtgcgtgtgcgtgtgcgtatgtgtgtgtgcatatttagAATCTGAACTCTCGGTGGATCAGGGCACGGGGGTCCTTGTAAGCTTGCTAAGTCCCCACTCTGTGCCCAACCCTGAGCTGGGACCACTAGGGGCTGCAGAGGAAGGAAGGTCACAGCCTGAGGACACGTTTCCAAGAGTAAGAAACATGCAGGGACTCTGAAGTCACCATGCCAGCTTAGGAGGTCTGGTTCTTGAGCTGGGAGCTACTAGAAGGGGAGCTCCCTGGGGTGGCCTCACGGTGGGTGCCCCCAGGGCTGGAGAAGGACGCTGGCCCTGGCTCCGCCCCACTGGGTGCTCACCCTGACCACAAGGAAACCAGAGGAATTACTGGGCCCAGAGGAAGGAAACCAGGCCTTGTGGTCTTGGGGTGTgatggaggggggcagggcagaggcctgCGGCCCTGTAGGGGAGCGGGGGTCCTGGCACTGGAAGTGCGTGTGGCATCTGGGACACAGGTGGGATGGGTAGGAGGGTGCGTGGGTCCTGGGGGGTCTCAGCTTACCATCGTCCATGGAGGCTTTGTTCCTGCGGTGTCCTTCATTTTCTGACAGCTCTAGGAGCAGAGCCTAAAGGTACTAAACCAGGAAGCTACAGGGACAAGGAAAAGCAGAAGTGGGAGGCTTGAAGACTAGACCCTCCTCCTCGAAGGGGCCTGACGACGCCTGGCAGTGCTGCAGGTGACGTCTGTGCCAGAGAGATGAGCCGGCGGGGCCGGGTCCCGTGGCTGTCCTgggctctgctgcttctctgggtCCCAGGTAAGGGGCTGCCCAGACTGAGCCTGCCCCGGGGAGGGGGGCTTGGggagcagggctgctggggaggcAGCGGCAGGTCCGACCTCGGAGCAGGGTGCAGTCTGTCCAGCACGGACGTGGACAGATGGAAGGACTGCACCCTGGAGGGGCCAGACGTGGCTCTGGCCATCCACCTCACCTTCCCTGAGCCACCGCGGGGTGCCCAGAGGGGCTTTGTGGGCAGTTTTGGATGAATTATTACAGGAGAAGGAGGCGAGAGCAGGTGACAGCGGCTTGGGTGGGAGAGTGGCCACTGAGCCCGCCATGGGGAGGGGGTGTGTCTGGTGCAGGGTGTGGGAGGGCTGGGGACTGGCAGGGGCAGCCCACGGTGTCAGGGACACGGAGGCGTGTAGCCAGGGTAGCTCGAGGGATCTGGCTCTCCcatggcagggagatggggacagagcagaggggcaggcggtGGGGAcgaaggggagggcagagaagctgTGGGGAGGGGACGGAGGGGAGCTTCTCCAGGGAGcagagggctccctgcttctgggGGTCTGGCTTCTGTGTCCCTCAGGAGCTCGCCGCACACAGGCGGGCACAACCTCGTCAGGTCTGTCCCCGGGATACTCAAATCATTTTGGTTGTTTCGATGATAAATGGTGTATGTTTTCTCTGACTCTATCTGCTAACTAGTTGTCCATGGGAACGCTCTTCCTTTTGTATAGTAATTTGGAAGCGGTCACCCCAGCATGGCTAGTCTGTCCCTTACCCTCTGGGGTGTCCTTGTGTTTCATGGGATCTGTCTGCAGTGGGCGTTTGTGGCTCCTTCTGGATATCCATTTGTCTCGTTTGTTTCTCTCATCGGACACAGGCTCGTGCGGCCGAATGATACCCAGGACAGAGGTGGCAGCGACCATCTCTGCCTTgtccctgctgagggcagctgCCCAGTGGTTCCCATGAAGCCTGAAGAAGGCATCCACTTGTGTCTCTTAACAAACGGTAGCAATGGGTGTAGGAAGCTTTTTCATTATCTGTGaagatgattattttttcttctttggactaTTAAGACAATGAATATTAAGAAATTTGAGCCAGATTTTTAGTCTCAGTGTATCATGCTACCTTCACGAAGGGAATTAGGGAGGTTTTCCTGCTTCTGTATTCTCTACAAATGTGTAAATGCAATTGGAATTGTTTGTTCCTTGAAGGTTTGAGAGAACTAATTTACAAAACTGTctgggttttacttttttttggtgTAGGGGAagacaaagaactttttttttccatttcctcccagctttattgagtttTAAGTACCAAATATAAATTGTGCATATTTATCAtgtacaatgtgattttttttgttttttttttaaagattttatttattttttgacaaagagagagagagctcacaagtaggcagagaggcaggcagagagagatggagaagcaggctccccgctgagcagagagcctgatgcggggctcgatcccgggaccctgagaccatgacctgatccaaaggcagaggctttaacccattgagccacccaggtgccccagtgtgaTATTTTGATATACATGGCACCTTACAGACTTATCACCAGGAAAAGTGTCCTTGCTAACACCCATCTTCACAGGTCtgcattaaaaagataaatattctgGGCCAATATCAgtactgtatatttttctaaatatagaaaattatcaGTTTCATATAGGTTTACAGACTTAGTGGTAGAGGCTTACAAATAACCCTCGCTATTTTTCTtatgagttgtgtgtgtgtgtctcctgtgttttcttgatTTGGCTACTCTCAGCATGTTTGTCTCTCCCATATGAAAAATCAGTTTTCCAATGTATACGCTCACTCTActgttcttctgtttcttaattcACTAATTTCTATGCTGaccttactctttctttcttcctgggtagggagtatatgtgtgtgttcctCTCCTGACTTGCTGATTTGGAGGATTCACTTGTTCAGCTGGGGTTTGCTGGGATaagatttcatgaccctgagcagccagagaggaggctggagtgtggaggaaggggctgctgtgataaacacacacacacacacacacacacacacacacacacacacacacagctttgagcatgacagaaaagaagaagaggggtgACCAATGTGAGATGGGGCAACTTTGGGGGATGATTCCAGGGGTGCCCCAACCCAGGCCCCTCTGATGAAGGGTCACATTCCACTGTTTTCTCCAGGTTGTTGGTCTCTGCGCGGCCCCCGCTCCGTGACGGGTACCGTGGGGGGATCTGTGAGCGTGCAGTGTCAGTACGAGGAAGAATTCACAGATAATGACAAGTACTGGTGCAAGAATCTGTGTGTGTGGAAGATGGTAAAGACCaaaggggcagacagagaagtgAGGAGTGGCCGTGTGTCCATCAGGGACCATCCTGCAAATCTCACCTTCACAGTGACCTTGGAGAGACTCACAGAGGATGATGCCGGGACATACCGGTGCGGGATCGATTCATCAGGGCTCCCAGGATATTTGTTCGACCACACCTCCCAAGTTGTGTTGTCTGTGACCCCAGGTGAGCTgtgcacacccctcccccagcaccagcACCAACACCAGGGCTGCCTGAAGGGTCTCAGGTTGGAATGGCTGAGGCAGGAATCAGGTCAGAGCCTTGGAGCAAActatgagcatgtgtgtgtgtgtgtgtgtgtgtgtgtgtgtgcatgcacacacacatgcacacacgtgtgtagGACAGGTAgtagtaggagagagaaagagagtcagggaggcttcctggaggagtcGGCTCCTCTGCTCAGTCTCGAGAAGGCAAGGCGtacaaaggagagagggagcgCGCTGGTGCCAGCCCTGCGGACCCAGAGAGCCGCGCTGTGGGAAGGTGGGAGCCGAGCGGAGAGGCAGGCGCCCGCCCAGCGGGGAAGGTGCTGGAAGCAGCAGGAGCTCCAGCGGGAGGGTCAGATTTGCAGGTTACACAGAGGTCTCAGGCAGACGGCCTGTGGCTATGACAGGACGGGGACAAGGCTCGAGTGCAGGGATGACCTGGGGCTCTCCCGAAGTCATGACCCTCCTTCTCAGGATGGAATCAGGACTACTGGGGGTGAGCAGTGCCCGTGTCCCGTTTGGAAATGCTCACTTGGCTCAGGAGAGCCCTGGGGAGACTTTGGCCCCTGGGGTCCTCCATCCTGCTTCCAGCCTGAGTGAGCATTTTGTGTGAAATCAAACCAAAAAGGCcttggcaagcagagggagagtccGAGAGAGCTATCCTGGGTCTGATTTGTGTTTCCACGCCAGCAACAACGCCTGCCCCACGTGTCAGCATCGCTGTAACCCAAATGTCAACAACCACAGCTAAAATTACGACCACGCCGTACCCGCCCTCCTCCGGGGCCCCGACTGCCGTGGGAGCCACCTGCAGTGCAAGCAGCCAGGAGGAGTTCCTGCCGAGCCAAGGCCCAGGGTAAGGTGCCCCgtcccctgtcccctgtcccGGAGGTGGGCTCTCCCCTCAGGGATTGCTCCAGGCCAGGGAGAGGCCACAGCGGGGCTGGAAAGAGGAAATCCAGCGAGGGCTGACGATCCTACCAGGCACCTGCTACTTGCCTGTGTGTCAGTTCTCATCCCACtagagccctgtgtcagcacAGCTCCGTGGTCCCGAGGAgcagacagtgtgtgtgtggggggtgggtggtggtgctTAGAGAGGTTAAGCGATTCGCAGGGTCACATAGCTATGAGAGGCAGGCTGGGCTTCAGCCCAGGTGACCCAGAGtcttgaatttttccttccaaaCTTGCGATTCTTGACCTTTTGGGGTCATGAGAATCCCTCATTTATAGACTCTCTCCAGGAAAACACACGCAGATGTAAACCATTTCTGAGGTTTTCGGACTCCTTATCCTGCCACCacctagtgtcctgggattcaGCTCTGGCACTGACCCCTGGAGTTTGCACAGACCCAGCAGCCGGGGGGGTGGCTCAGCCCCATGAGACGGCCTGACTTTGGAGGCCAGAGCACTTTGGGGATCCCCAGGCCATCAGGTTTCTGGTTAACTGGTTATAAATTTGGGGGTTCCCATGACCCCCTTTGGTTTGATGATTGGCTAGATAGCTCAGAGAATCCAAGAAAGTGCTATACTTACAAATATGgttttatcataaaaaataaaggccGGGACCTGCCAAAGAAGAGGCACACAGGGCGAGGTCGGTCCTGAGCCCAGAGCTTCCCTGATGACTCCCAGGGGAATTGGGGCACGTCGCCCTCCTGGGACATCGATTTGCTCACCAACCAGGCAGCTCCTCCAAGCTTTGCTGCCCACAACTCTTCCCGGGGTTCCTTTACATAGGCGTGATTGGTTGAGTCATTGGCCACGTGATTGATCTCAATTCCAGCCCCGCTCTGCTCCCTGAATTTCAGGCTGACTCAGAGCCCCAAGTCTGTATAATCATGGGGTTAGGCCTTCTGATGACCAGCCCCAACCCTGACCACATCTCTTAGCATGAACTCAAGTCTGATCCAAGGGGCCCAATAGCAAAGGCACGCACACTATTAGGGAAATCCCAAGGATTTAGAGCCTTCCTTCCAGGAGCCAGGGGCAAAGTccatccagatttttttcttttttaaaaatcatttctacaCCAACgtgggggctcaaactcatgaccctgctGTCAAGAATCTCGTGCTCTACCGAcagcccccaggcaccctcattcaGATTCCTTATTATATGACCCCCTGAATCCCTCCCACGGGCCTCCTGTCAACCCGAGGGACAGTCTTGACATCAGGCAAGGTGAAATGCAAGCCCTGAACACACCACTTCCAGAACTGACTGCAGATACACACACAGGGCCGAGCTAGGCTTTGTGCAGCTTGGATCCTGTGCAATCTGGAGTGTGGGGGCCGAGGTGCATCTTTGAGGGAAAGACTAGAACATCGTGAATGCAAACTAGACATAAAAGAGGGGTCTGGTAACGTGAGGGACCCAACGTCAGCTTCCCATCTGCTGCGGCTTGTTCACGGCATCTGCCATAGAAAAGGCAGAGCtaccgggcgcctgggttgctcagtcggagaagcatccgactcttgattcaggttcaggtcatgatctcggagttgtgggattgagctctgtgtccgGCCCCacgctcagcaaagagtctgcctgagagtctcttgctctgtctaaataaataaataaatcctgaaaaaggaaaaagaaagaaagaaagaaatggcagaagtACAAGATGGATTTTTGGAATCATGTTTGCAGTTGCAGGAGACTGGGGGAAATGCCAAGTAAGAgggaagaattaaataaatgatggtcTGGAGTAGTATGCACGccatggaatagtatgcagctgTGAAAAAGAGTGGGGGTCGTCTTTATGCACGGATATGGAGAGATGTCCCCCATGTACTGCCAAGTACAAATACAGTGCTGGCTTATGCCTCCTTTGTgtgaatgaagaaggaaaataatgtacatttctattttcttatatcTGGGAAAGAGCCTCTGGAAGGTTCTTAAGTATACTGCATGTGTGTAGAAAGGAGACTATACACTCTAtctctttttttgaaatgtgATCTTATCATCTATTGCAAATGAGGGGGGCACGGCAAGCTCCCACCTGCTCAACACTGCCCTGTGTCCCCCTCTAGGCTCCAAGTTCTCCTCTCCTTGTTGGcacttctgctgcttctgctggggGGCAGCTCGCTGCTGGCCTGGAGGATGGTTCGCAGGCGGCTCAAATGTGAGTCAGTCCCCAGCCAACTGGGGGGTGGGCCGGCACACCCTCTCGTTTTCGAGGCTCTATGTCCTAGTTCCCCAGAATGGGCATCACACACGTACCCTCAATCCACACATCCTGGCCCTCAAGGCCAGACCCCAGAGGGGGCATCTCCGCTATGTGGGAGGGGGGTCCCTAGAAGGGAGTCTGTAAAACCATCACCTTCTTCTGTTTAACACCCTTCCatgggggcgccttggtggctcagtgggttaagcctctgcctttggcttgggtcatggtctcagggtcctgggatcgagcccacatcaggttctctgctcagcggagaacctgcttccccctctctctctgtctgcctctctgcctacctgtgatctctctctctgtcaaataaaataaaatctttaaaaaagcaaaaataaagccCTTTCATGACCTCTCACACCCTCAAAAGTTCAGGTCTCTCCACTGACAGTCCCACCCTCCCCCGCCCATTGTCATACTCAGGACAGCTGCTGCTCCCAACCTCCTAGGACCTAGGGGAGCTATACCTTCAATCTTCCCTTCTGCGTTTGCTCTGGGCCCCTGGGGTGcctgctctgccttctctcaCTAGCTCTTTCCTGGTGGGCTTCAGGGCCCTTGGACTTCTTTCCCTCTggctccttctcctgccccccaCAAAGCAACTGGGGGGTCCTTCCTGGCTGCACCCCTCTGCACACACCATTGGGCCCGTTTCCCTGCTGATTGTCCCCACCTGCTTCCTTGCCTGTCTTCCTGCCAGCTTGGGCTACTCCTCAAGACCAGGGAGGAACCCGAGAAGGCACACGgtcatatttgttaaattaacGTATTGTTAAATATCTCCCACCACAAGGGCACCCCAGATGCTGTGGACATCCTGGGGTCTACTTGCTCTCCTCTGGGCTCAAAttaaaagagagaacagaggggtgtctgggtggctcagttgttaaccgtctgccttcggctcaggtcatgatcctggggtcttgggatcgagccctacatcgggctccctgctcggcggggagcctgcttctccctgcctgccgttccccctgcttgtgctctctctctctctctcgctgtgtatctctgtcaaataaataaataaaatagatgggACCTTCTTGTTGCTGGCTGGAGACCCAGCTGTCACCCAAAGGAGCTCAGATTTCTGCCTGCATTGGAATGTGGAACCTTACATTTCCTTCTTGTTCTAGAACTTTCTGACCCTAGCAGCCGGTTCTCAGGGGGATCTATGTCCAGCCTTAGGGGAGGAGGCAGTGTTCTAGAAGCTGGTGCACGGCCACCCTGAGCTCTTACCTCCTGgactcccactgcccctccccatggTGGGGGTCAGGCCTTCAGGAGAGAAGTCGGCCCAGCATGTGTGTGCCTGATGTAGGGAAGGAAAACCACTTCCTCTTCCCCATTTGCTTCTCTCATATCACTTTTGAGGGCCCTTCCCCTCAGTTGGGCCCATGTGATGTGGGCCTCCCCAGGGTGCGGGGGATTTTCCCAGCCTCAATTGCTACAGACCTCTCTGCCCTTTCACCTAGAGAGCctcccttctaaaaaaaaaaaaaaaagggatacgAGATGGTTCTAGAACATTCAAAAGATAAGTaaaagcacaaagaaggaaataaattccccataataaataagaaagaaaaccccCACCACTCAGAGAGAGAGCTAACCACGGACATTTGAGGTGTGTCCTTCcagctgcttttctctctttttaaaagtaaattgaattaattaattaacttgagagcgagagagagcatgtgctcaGGCAtgtgtcgggggaggggcagggggagtgggagagagtcCTCAAGCGACTCCCTGTTGAGCCCTTggtggggctcgaccccacgaccctgagaccaggacctgagccaaaatctagggTCAGACACgcaagcgactgagccacccaggcccccctcaacTCCCAGCTGCTGTTTTCAGTGCTTATTTATGTAGATATGATTTCCCACTTACGGTTTGCTTCATACCATAATCCctcttttaaacctttttttttttttttttttttgcacttaacCTATTGTATCATTTTCCCTGCCCTGGAATGTTCTAGAAGTCTCTTACTGCAGAGTTGGACAGTGTGTTTGTGGGTGGGGGGGATTACACCTTGCTTCACTGATCCTCTGTAACAGGAGAAAAGCGTTCTGTTCGAATATCCTaactctccctccccatccctgccaGTCTCAGCTCCCGTCCCCTCCCcgtcccctcccctgtcccagaGCCTGATGCCTGCTCCGTCACACCCGCTGACGGTTCTCCCCTCAGCCAGCCTGCCGCGCCCTCGCTCatgccctccttccctccctcccacacccagCACCACTGTCCCGAGCACCCGCTGTGACACCAGGCCCTGTGCCGGGCTCTGGGTGACACCGCTGCGACCGGGTTAGACAGGGCTCTGCCTTCGGTGTTCCAGCGGGCTCCCGGCCACATTCCTTCCACGGCGATGTCCCTGCAGCTACACCAAAGGCATTCCCGGCCACGTGTGCAGCCCCTGGGAGGACCCAACCTGCTCCTTGGGGCTCCAGGGGGCAAGGCCAGGGGCACACAGAGCCTGACTCCGAGACAGGATTCCTGCAGAGCAACGTTGTGGGCCCCAGGAGCCCGAGGTCGTGTGCCCCGAGCCACCTTCATTCTCAAGTTCACAGTTCGGGGATGTTAAGTATATTCACGTTTTGGTGAAAGAGATCTCCAGGGCCATTTCATCCTGACAACGGGTCCTCCTGAAGGGGTGtcccttttcctgtcttcttccgCCGGGGAACCATCTTTGAGTGGCTGTTTCGAGAACTAGCTTTGGTTTGGCCACTCTTCCCAAGCCAGAGCGCCTTCCTGCTGGCTCCATTTTTCACGCCTtccattctcctttttcttcttcacaaaTTCACCCTCTCGGCAAAGCCTTGAACTCCTACCCCATGGCAGATCGGAAGCAACAAGTCCCTAGGGCCAGATTTTCTAGGGACCGGGATCTTAGGGAGCCCCATTCCTGCTTCGTTCTGGGATTCAAACTTCTAACGGTTCTCCTGTCTCTTTAGCTGGCGAGAATCCAAAGCAACTGCGGTCCCCCAGTCAGGTAAGACAGGCTGGGGGTGTACGGGAGTGGCTGGCGGGGAGGACAGAGGATGTTCCGGGCGTGAGCAATCCCACTGGCCCCTGGAGGTCTGAATGCATCATCAGGGGATGGAGTAGGGTGCTCGCCCAGAGCAGGGAGAGTGATCCCTGGGAGATCTGGTCACTGGGTCTCGTCTTGAGCCCTGGCCAATCTGTCCCCACTCCTAGCCCCCATACAAAGTGGAATGGGGGAGGGTCCTTTGATGctgaccggggggggggggggcattccaATACTGCCCGGAGGTGACCGGAGTAGGGGCTGGGGTAGGGAGGCTGGGGCATCCAGGGCATCGAGGGAAGGGGGAGATATCTGCACACAGGCAGGAACAGAGACCCCTCTGGGCTGGACCATGGAGGGGCTCCGTGGAAACCCACGAACCCCCCCCATTTCAGCAAGGGGAACCCCACTATGCGAATCTGGAGCTGCAGACGTGGCCCTTTCGGGAAGAGCCCATGCACCCAAAGCAGCCAGAGGTGGAATACAGCACAGTGGTGAGTGTCAGGGCCTGGTTCTCACGCGGGGTTCCGGGGCTCCGCTAGGGGTACCATGCTGGGGGGTGGCAGCAGGCGGAGAGGGGGATGAGAGGGGCTGGCTTGGTGATC
Protein-coding regions in this window:
- the CD300A gene encoding CMRF35-like molecule 8 isoform X1, translated to MSRRGRVPWLSWALLLLWVPGCWSLRGPRSVTGTVGGSVSVQCQYEEEFTDNDKYWCKNLCVWKMVKTKGADREVRSGRVSIRDHPANLTFTVTLERLTEDDAGTYRCGIDSSGLPGYLFDHTSQVVLSVTPATTPAPRVSIAVTQMSTTTAKITTTPYPPSSGAPTAVGATCSASSQEEFLPSQGPGLQVLLSLLALLLLLLGGSSLLAWRMVRRRLKSGENPKQLRSPSQQGEPHYANLELQTWPFREEPMHPKQPEVEYSTVQCVEGRSSVPCGSRKRLDPHRRVPTKFINYSSMDMSGITAAWGELEEVSEYKGPEDGVSLVSWTRTLWPREQRLAHGSRTSGTLLWTLR
- the CD300A gene encoding CMRF35-like molecule 8 isoform X2; amino-acid sequence: MSRRGRVPWLSWALLLLWVPGCWSLRGPRSVTGTVGGSVSVQCQYEEEFTDNDKYWCKNLCVWKMVKTKGADREVRSGRVSIRDHPANLTFTVTLERLTEDDAGTYRCGIDSSGLPGYLFDHTSQVVLSVTPATTPAPRVSIAVTQMSTTTAKITTTPYPPSSGAPTAVGATCSASSQEEFLPSQGPGLQVLLSLLALLLLLLGGSSLLAWRMVRRRLKSGENPKQLRSPSQQGEPHYANLELQTWPFREEPMHPKQPEVEYSTVKAPREEPYYSTVVFDFQSGSSEANSIRSQRTLDEETQYSVIKKT